One window of the Polypterus senegalus isolate Bchr_013 chromosome 18, ASM1683550v1, whole genome shotgun sequence genome contains the following:
- the heatr4 gene encoding HEAT repeat-containing protein 4 isoform X1, which yields MEDKVFFLGQAAAPVSCSSHILGLKWHEQSQLQLPLVHIHHRKQLQLQKELVHEAISGLTFSKDVVKARAISSLSYAQSDFHGLFNASELFKSSFKSKHHISPITKVPTHGNSNIWAKRIPENVINVGHAEKETVEKDYLFSIPTQTSQVNILSKTDPLISPKKAKCSVKTDLKKAGALKNFSSTNEIKNNALSGAYVDSPNKTYWDEAILTQLSKITAQWLVSQHTPMYGGQKTRLQKILRRRYSSVNATNLISDERMSIWDFRTYLSSIKRDPESLSEEKVKKEETLLPTYYRVPGYFKVFVRPDEPGSKNTTSENLILKHQEPSAPPRLQDTLNPRIGKYVYNTENPFEQELYSGITRQIHQPDFLKQERIIMANSSEYRKHLQEHLPCPPEEWCKIPSVGKLSKATGQIRPQKGMRRWMSLPSPADFTANKELIPQDYNGQDAAPRHPLPPYSPHEELRHFRYMVEEWRKDWKLMTRWQEVTIEELCRNLKSVHESVRLNAVATCASGVVHRPCISQEDLVTALQSGDYGRAPDVQALPEELLPLLSDALQDSSEQVRIAAAICQYTLKTGNTQARSIMLEALGKGSHTNSWASAQCLALEGDTSLAVVQRLLDQLLTTEADGDLKQAMELLAALSNTTSTVRCLLAETLNSENWRNRILACNTLPSLQGPVNKDLTKKLMFLMWNDWNADVRQAAAQALGRFGLGKEVHDEVRVKLQEASPSWRVAALSLVAQLGIMTAKLLPEFLRCFSDDYGIVRQQACLTAATLCIKDEMVLQQLVGLMQNDPVGKIKACAINALGKTGSLSSGLQDLLLWAARNEEEPIVRLAAYDAIVALGVNGMDLQNLLHERLSLEPHPVIRRKIGEVMNKLCVQPQGDNDTVQKIKQQVHKLCNKDIILQKLLKMEAHEKRLFPESLRHDQSSTLSEYRDLATLLEASTPGYESSELQSITYTDDQFLHSYRSPDSTTEDAKISRTDEEEEVNSLITMEADGPNDQSQCTIQKL from the exons CCTCTGGTACATATCCATCATCGGAAACAGCTTCAGCTTCAGAAAGAGCTTGTTCATGAAGCTATTTCTGGCCTTACTTTCTCTAAAGATGTTGTAAAGGCTAGGGCAATTAGCAGTCTTTCTTATGCTCAGAGCGACTTCCACGGTCTTTTCAATGCTTCTGAGCTTTTTAAATCTTCCTTCAAGAGTAAACACCATATATCACCCATTACTAAAGTTCCCACACATGGTAACTCTAATATATGGGCAAAAAGAATTCCTGAAAATGTTATAAACGTGGGACATGCTGAAAAGGAAACTGTTGAAAAGGATTATCTCTTCTCAATACCTACTCAAACCTCTCAAGTGAATATTCTCAGTAAAACAGATCCACTAATCTCACCCAAAAAAGCCAAGTGTTCTGTTAAAACTGACCTGAAAAAAGCAGGAGCATTGAAAAACTTCAGCAgtacaaatgaaataaagaataatgCCCTTTCAGGAGCTTATGTTGATAGCCCTAATAAGACATATTGGGATGAAGCAATTCTGACGCAACTGAGCAAGATTACAGCTCAGTGGCTAGTGAGCCAACACACCCCAATGTATGGAGGACAGAAAACCAGACTTCAGAAGATACTTAGGAGACGTTACAGCTCTGTTAATGCCACTAACCTAATCAGTGATGAGCGCATGAGTATTTGGGATTTCCGCACTTATCTCAGTTCTATCAAACGTGATCCTGAAAGTCTATCTGAAGAAAAAGTGAAGAAGGAAGAAACTCTCCTTCCAACATACTACAG AGTTCCTGgatattttaaagtatttgtcCGACCTGATGAGCCTGGAAGTAAGAACACGACCTCAGAGAACTTAATACTGAAACATCAAGAGCCTTCAGCACCTCCACGTCTACAGGATACCTTAAACCCAAGAATTGGAAAATATGTTTACAACACAGAAAACCCCTTTGAACAGGAGCTGTACTCTG GTATTACTAGACAAATACACCAGCCAGATTTCCTGAAACAAGAACGGATTATCATGGCAAACTCTTCAGAATACAGGAAGCATCTCCAAGAGCATTTACCTTGTCCCCCTGAGGAATGGTGCAAAATACCATCTGTGGGAAAATTATCAAAAGCCACAG GACAAATAAGGCCACAGAAAGGCATGAGAAGATGGATGTCACTTCCTAGCCCAGCTGACTTTACTGCCAACAAAGAGTTAATACCACAAGACTACAATGGGCAGGATGCAGCTCCCAGACATCCTCTTCCTCCATATAGCCCCCACGAAGAACTTCGCCATTTTCGCTACATGGTGGAAGAGTGGCGTAAAGATTGGAAGCTCA TGACTCGCTGGCAGGAAGTAACAATTGAGGAACTATGCAGAAACCTGAAGAGTGTTCATGAAAGTGTCCGGCTCAATGCTGTGGCCACATGTGCTTCTGGTGTTGTCCATCGACCCTGCATTAGCCAAGAAGATCTTGTGACAG CTCTTCAAAGTGGTGATTATGGAAGAGCCCCGGATGTACAGGCTCTTCCCGAGGAGCTCCTGCCACTTCTCAGTGACGCCCTTCAGGATTCCAGTGAACAAGTGAGAATTGCAGCAGCAATCTGCCAGTACACATTGAAGACAGGCAACACGCAGGCCAGGAGTATCATGCTTGAAGCACTAGGAAAAG GTTCACATACAAACAGTTGGGCATCAGCCCAGTGCCTGGCCCTGGAGGGTGACACAAGTCTAGCAGTTGTACAAAGGCTTCTGGATCAGCTCTTAACGACTGAGGCAGACGGTGATCTCAAGCAAGCTATGGAGCTGCTGGCAGCACTCAGCAATACCACA AGTACTGTGCGCTGCTTGCTAGCTGAGACCCTGAATAGCGAAAACTGGAGGAACAGAATCTTGGCCTGTAATACTCTGCCCAGTTTGCAGGGGCCAGTCAACAAG GATTTGACTAAAAAGCTCATGTTCTTGATGTGGAATGACTGGAATGCTGATGTGCGACAGGCAGCTGCACAAGCCCTGGGAAGATTTGGTTTGGGAAAAGAGGTACACGATGAGGTCAG GGTGAAGCTGCAGGAGGCCTCCCCATCCTGGAGAGTAGCAGCACTCTCTCTAGTGGCTCAACTTGGTATCATGACAGCCAAACTTCTTCCCGAGTTCCTACGCTGCTTTAGCGATGATTACGGCATTGTGCGCCAGCAGGCATGCCTAACTGCCGCCACTCTTTGCATAAAAGATGAGATG GTTTTACAGCAGCTAGTTGGGTTAATGCAGAATGACCCAGTGGGAAAGATCAAAGCATGTGCTATTAATG CTCTGGGTAAAACTGGTAGCCTGTCTTCTGGCTTGCAGGATCTTCTTCTGTGGGCAGCTCGTAATGAAGAAGAGCCAATCGTTCGCCTTGCAGCTTATGATGCTATTGTGGCTTTAGGTGTGAATGGAATGGACCTCCAGAACCTGCTACATGAACGCCTCAGCCTAGAGCCACATCCAGTCATCAGAAG AAAAATTGGTGAAGTTATGAATAAGCTTTGTGTCCAGCCCCAGGGAGACAACGACACAGTCCAGAAGATTAAGCAGCAG GTCCATAAGCTGTGCAACAAAGACATCATCTTACAAAAGCTTCTTAAGATGGAGGCCCACGAAAAGCGACTCTTTCCAGAATCCTTAAGACATGACCAATCCAGCACCCTATCAGAATACAGAGATTTAGCCACTCTTCTTGAGGCTAGCACTCCAG GCTATGAATCATCAGAATTACAGTCTATAACTTACACTGATGACCAA TTTCTTCACAGCTACCGATCACCTGACTCAACAACAGAAGACGCAAAGATATCTAGAACTGATGAGGAGGAGGAAGTCAACTCTCTCATCACTATGGAGGCAGATGGACCCAATGACCAGTCACAGTGCACAATACAGAAGCTATGA
- the haus2 gene encoding HAUS augmin-like complex subunit 2 isoform X2, producing MNPWDSKPSTSSAAQVLAGCVSARVLSQDMLDSIPNDTNVFSEYLQQAEQTASMTKEIDQKCLEMELLQLEKEGAEVTHPFYLDQKIKQVQKFTTHLQEVLREQRCLRQRLMKPLCQQNLPIEANFHRYVVELLDKAVHFIGNLESSVQIARSVPNVGQSIKSLENGLAQLLTLVTEFEEVSEEVLHWRKLQASLLP from the exons ATGAACCCTTGGGACTCTAAGCCTTCAACATCTTCAGCAGCTCAGGTTCTAGCTGGTTGTGTTTCAGCAAGAGTGCTGTCCCAG GATATGTTGGACTCTATTCCCAATGATACAAATGTTTTCTCAGAGTATTTGCAACAAGCAGAGCAAACTGCTTCCATGACAAAAGAAATCGACCAG AAATGCCTGGAGATGGAGCTCTTGCAATTGGAGAAGGAAGGAGCAGAAGTCACTCACCCTTTCTATCTTg ATCAGAAGATTAAACAAGTGCAAAAATTCACTACTCACCTACAGGAGGTGCTACGGGAACAAAGATGCCTTCGACAAAGATTGATGAAGCCTTTGTGTCAGCAGAATCTACCAATAGAGGCCAATTTTCATAG gtATGTAGTGGAGCTCCTAGACAAAGCAGTTCACTTCATTGGTAACCTAGAGTCCAGTGTACAGATAGCACGATCAGTTCCAAATGTTGGCCAGTCCATTAAAAGCCTG GAGAATGGCCTGGCCCAGCTACTAACCCTAGTTACAGAATTTGAAGAGGTGTCGGAAGAAGTTTTGCATTGGAGAAAGCTGCAAGCTTCCTTACTTCCTTGA
- the haus2 gene encoding HAUS augmin-like complex subunit 2 isoform X1, which produces MAFPQRFSLFICLSMNPWDSKPSTSSAAQVLAGCVSARVLSQDMLDSIPNDTNVFSEYLQQAEQTASMTKEIDQKCLEMELLQLEKEGAEVTHPFYLDQKIKQVQKFTTHLQEVLREQRCLRQRLMKPLCQQNLPIEANFHRYVVELLDKAVHFIGNLESSVQIARSVPNVGQSIKSLENGLAQLLTLVTEFEEVSEEVLHWRKLQASLLP; this is translated from the exons ATGGCTTTTCCCCAAAGGTTTTCCCTTTTTATCTG CCTCAGCATGAACCCTTGGGACTCTAAGCCTTCAACATCTTCAGCAGCTCAGGTTCTAGCTGGTTGTGTTTCAGCAAGAGTGCTGTCCCAG GATATGTTGGACTCTATTCCCAATGATACAAATGTTTTCTCAGAGTATTTGCAACAAGCAGAGCAAACTGCTTCCATGACAAAAGAAATCGACCAG AAATGCCTGGAGATGGAGCTCTTGCAATTGGAGAAGGAAGGAGCAGAAGTCACTCACCCTTTCTATCTTg ATCAGAAGATTAAACAAGTGCAAAAATTCACTACTCACCTACAGGAGGTGCTACGGGAACAAAGATGCCTTCGACAAAGATTGATGAAGCCTTTGTGTCAGCAGAATCTACCAATAGAGGCCAATTTTCATAG gtATGTAGTGGAGCTCCTAGACAAAGCAGTTCACTTCATTGGTAACCTAGAGTCCAGTGTACAGATAGCACGATCAGTTCCAAATGTTGGCCAGTCCATTAAAAGCCTG GAGAATGGCCTGGCCCAGCTACTAACCCTAGTTACAGAATTTGAAGAGGTGTCGGAAGAAGTTTTGCATTGGAGAAAGCTGCAAGCTTCCTTACTTCCTTGA
- the heatr4 gene encoding HEAT repeat-containing protein 4 isoform X2 — protein sequence MEDKVFFLGQAAAPVSCSSHILGLKWHEQSQLQLPLVHIHHRKQLQLQKELVHEAISGLTFSKDVVKARAISSLSYAQSDFHGLFNASELFKSSFKSKHHISPITKVPTHGNSNIWAKRIPENVINVGHAEKETVEKDYLFSIPTQTSQVNILSKTDPLISPKKAKCSVKTDLKKAGALKNFSSTNEIKNNALSGAYVDSPNKTYWDEAILTQLSKITAQWLVSQHTPMYGGQKTRLQKILRRRYSSVNATNLISDERMSIWDFRTYLSSIKRDPESLSEEKVKKEETLLPTYYRVPGYFKVFVRPDEPGSKNTTSENLILKHQEPSAPPRLQDTLNPRIGKYVYNTENPFEQELYSGITRQIHQPDFLKQERIIMANSSEYRKHLQEHLPCPPEEWCKIPSVGKLSKATGQIRPQKGMRRWMSLPSPADFTANKELIPQDYNGQDAAPRHPLPPYSPHEELRHFRYMVEEWRKDWKLMTRWQEVTIEELCRNLKSVHESVRLNAVATCASGVVHRPCISQEDLVTALQSGDYGRAPDVQALPEELLPLLSDALQDSSEQVRIAAAICQYTLKTGNTQARSIMLEALGKGSHTNSWASAQCLALEGDTSLAVVQRLLDQLLTTEADGDLKQAMELLAALSNTTSTVRCLLAETLNSENWRNRILACNTLPSLQGPVNKDLTKKLMFLMWNDWNADVRQAAAQALGRFGLGKEVHDEVRVKLQEASPSWRVAALSLVAQLGIMTAKLLPEFLRCFSDDYGIVRQQACLTAATLCIKDEMVLQQLVGLMQNDPVGKIKACAINGSSSVGSS from the exons CCTCTGGTACATATCCATCATCGGAAACAGCTTCAGCTTCAGAAAGAGCTTGTTCATGAAGCTATTTCTGGCCTTACTTTCTCTAAAGATGTTGTAAAGGCTAGGGCAATTAGCAGTCTTTCTTATGCTCAGAGCGACTTCCACGGTCTTTTCAATGCTTCTGAGCTTTTTAAATCTTCCTTCAAGAGTAAACACCATATATCACCCATTACTAAAGTTCCCACACATGGTAACTCTAATATATGGGCAAAAAGAATTCCTGAAAATGTTATAAACGTGGGACATGCTGAAAAGGAAACTGTTGAAAAGGATTATCTCTTCTCAATACCTACTCAAACCTCTCAAGTGAATATTCTCAGTAAAACAGATCCACTAATCTCACCCAAAAAAGCCAAGTGTTCTGTTAAAACTGACCTGAAAAAAGCAGGAGCATTGAAAAACTTCAGCAgtacaaatgaaataaagaataatgCCCTTTCAGGAGCTTATGTTGATAGCCCTAATAAGACATATTGGGATGAAGCAATTCTGACGCAACTGAGCAAGATTACAGCTCAGTGGCTAGTGAGCCAACACACCCCAATGTATGGAGGACAGAAAACCAGACTTCAGAAGATACTTAGGAGACGTTACAGCTCTGTTAATGCCACTAACCTAATCAGTGATGAGCGCATGAGTATTTGGGATTTCCGCACTTATCTCAGTTCTATCAAACGTGATCCTGAAAGTCTATCTGAAGAAAAAGTGAAGAAGGAAGAAACTCTCCTTCCAACATACTACAG AGTTCCTGgatattttaaagtatttgtcCGACCTGATGAGCCTGGAAGTAAGAACACGACCTCAGAGAACTTAATACTGAAACATCAAGAGCCTTCAGCACCTCCACGTCTACAGGATACCTTAAACCCAAGAATTGGAAAATATGTTTACAACACAGAAAACCCCTTTGAACAGGAGCTGTACTCTG GTATTACTAGACAAATACACCAGCCAGATTTCCTGAAACAAGAACGGATTATCATGGCAAACTCTTCAGAATACAGGAAGCATCTCCAAGAGCATTTACCTTGTCCCCCTGAGGAATGGTGCAAAATACCATCTGTGGGAAAATTATCAAAAGCCACAG GACAAATAAGGCCACAGAAAGGCATGAGAAGATGGATGTCACTTCCTAGCCCAGCTGACTTTACTGCCAACAAAGAGTTAATACCACAAGACTACAATGGGCAGGATGCAGCTCCCAGACATCCTCTTCCTCCATATAGCCCCCACGAAGAACTTCGCCATTTTCGCTACATGGTGGAAGAGTGGCGTAAAGATTGGAAGCTCA TGACTCGCTGGCAGGAAGTAACAATTGAGGAACTATGCAGAAACCTGAAGAGTGTTCATGAAAGTGTCCGGCTCAATGCTGTGGCCACATGTGCTTCTGGTGTTGTCCATCGACCCTGCATTAGCCAAGAAGATCTTGTGACAG CTCTTCAAAGTGGTGATTATGGAAGAGCCCCGGATGTACAGGCTCTTCCCGAGGAGCTCCTGCCACTTCTCAGTGACGCCCTTCAGGATTCCAGTGAACAAGTGAGAATTGCAGCAGCAATCTGCCAGTACACATTGAAGACAGGCAACACGCAGGCCAGGAGTATCATGCTTGAAGCACTAGGAAAAG GTTCACATACAAACAGTTGGGCATCAGCCCAGTGCCTGGCCCTGGAGGGTGACACAAGTCTAGCAGTTGTACAAAGGCTTCTGGATCAGCTCTTAACGACTGAGGCAGACGGTGATCTCAAGCAAGCTATGGAGCTGCTGGCAGCACTCAGCAATACCACA AGTACTGTGCGCTGCTTGCTAGCTGAGACCCTGAATAGCGAAAACTGGAGGAACAGAATCTTGGCCTGTAATACTCTGCCCAGTTTGCAGGGGCCAGTCAACAAG GATTTGACTAAAAAGCTCATGTTCTTGATGTGGAATGACTGGAATGCTGATGTGCGACAGGCAGCTGCACAAGCCCTGGGAAGATTTGGTTTGGGAAAAGAGGTACACGATGAGGTCAG GGTGAAGCTGCAGGAGGCCTCCCCATCCTGGAGAGTAGCAGCACTCTCTCTAGTGGCTCAACTTGGTATCATGACAGCCAAACTTCTTCCCGAGTTCCTACGCTGCTTTAGCGATGATTACGGCATTGTGCGCCAGCAGGCATGCCTAACTGCCGCCACTCTTTGCATAAAAGATGAGATG GTTTTACAGCAGCTAGTTGGGTTAATGCAGAATGACCCAGTGGGAAAGATCAAAGCATGTGCTATTAATG GATCTTCTTCTGTGGGCAGCTCGTAA